The genomic segment GTTCGCGCCTGGGCCGCGGTCGGCGGCGCCGCGGCGGCGCTCGGCCCCGTCGCCGGCGGCCTGCTCGTCGGGCTCTCCTGGCACTGGGTCTTCATCGTCAACGTCCCGGTCGGGCTCGCCGCGCTCGCGATCGGCTGGCGGCGGCTGCCGCGCGTCCCCGGCCACCCCGTGCCGCGGCCCGATGCGTTCGGCGCCGCGCTCGCGACGGCCGGGGTCGGCGCGCTGACACTCGGGCTCGTCAAGGGCCCGGACTGGGGCTGGGGCGACACGTCGACGGTCGTCGCGCTCGGCACCGCGGTGGTCGCACTCGGTGCGTTCCTCGCCCACACGATGCGCCACCGCAACCCGCTCATCGACCTGGCGCTGTTTCGTTCGCGGCCGTTCTCGGCCGGCAGCACGGCGATGCTGCTGTTCTCGACCGCGTTCGGCGGCCTCCTGCTCTCGGCCATCCTGTGGATGCAGGGCGCCTGGGGCTACCCCGCGCTCGAGAGCGGGCTCGCGCTCGCGCCGGGGCCTTTGATGGTGCCGTTCTTCGGCCTGTTGGTCGCAGGGCGGCTGATCGAGCGCTTCGGCGCCGGGCTCGTCGCCGCGCTCGGCTCGACGCTGTTCGCGGCCGGCCTCGCATGGCTCGCGCTCGCGATCGGGACCCAGCCGGACTACGCCGGGTCGATGCTCGGCGGACTGCTGCTGACCGGCGTCGGCGTCGGACTGACGCTGCCGACGCTGATGGCGACCGCGACCGGCTCGCTGCCGCCGGCGTCGTTCGCGACCGGGTCGGCGGTCGTCAACACCCTGCGCCAGGTCGGCCTCGCCGTCGGCGTGGCGGTGCTCGTCGCGATCCTCGGCGCGAGCCCCGACCTCGACTCCTTCCACAGCGCCTGGTGGGTGTTCGCCGCGATCTCGCTCGGCGCGGCGACGATCGGGCTCGGGCTGAGACGCGGTCAGGCGCCGGCCGCGGCGACGCCCACCACCGCGAGCGCGGAGGTCGGGTCGTGAGCCAGCTGCCGACGAGCCTCGAGGCGATGCGGGCGATCAAGGACGGAACCGTTCCACCGCCCCCGATCGCGACGCTGATCGGCCTCGAGCTCGACCGCGTCGACCCCGGCGAGGTCGTCTTCGCGATCGAGCCCCGCGCCGACCTCGGCAACGGCATGGGGATGCTCCACGGCGGCCTGATCGCGACGGTCATGGACTTCGCATGCTCGGTCGCGGTCGCGACCGAGCTCCCACCCG from the Thermoleophilia bacterium SCSIO 60948 genome contains:
- a CDS encoding PaaI family thioesterase; translated protein: MSQLPTSLEAMRAIKDGTVPPPPIATLIGLELDRVDPGEVVFAIEPRADLGNGMGMLHGGLIATVMDFACSVAVATELPPGNLMTTIELKISYLRPAPVDGGRIEATGRALRVGRGVGFADALARDESGELVAQATSSLAIRPARDA
- a CDS encoding DHA2 family efflux MFS transporter permease subunit — its product is MKTRSQLRRADASPGVVLAIVCAGVVLASLDLFIVNVAIPDMARDFGGASLADMSWVLNAYAIVYAALLLLLGRMAESHRRDLGFLLGVAIFTAASAACALASSLEALVGFRIVQAAGAALLTPTSLSLILATSAPEKRAGAVRAWAAVGGAAAALGPVAGGLLVGLSWHWVFIVNVPVGLAALAIGWRRLPRVPGHPVPRPDAFGAALATAGVGALTLGLVKGPDWGWGDTSTVVALGTAVVALGAFLAHTMRHRNPLIDLALFRSRPFSAGSTAMLLFSTAFGGLLLSAILWMQGAWGYPALESGLALAPGPLMVPFFGLLVAGRLIERFGAGLVAALGSTLFAAGLAWLALAIGTQPDYAGSMLGGLLLTGVGVGLTLPTLMATATGSLPPASFATGSAVVNTLRQVGLAVGVAVLVAILGASPDLDSFHSAWWVFAAISLGAATIGLGLRRGQAPAAATPTTASAEVGS